ATCACTTTATTTGTTGCAGGTTTTTGGGTAGAGCAGGCAATACATTCAGATGACTTTGTTCGAGCACAACTGACTCAGCAGCTTGAACATCTTAAAAATTTAAAGCTAGAATCTTTTCAGTTAAAGATGGGTGCATTAAATAGTTTTGAAAGTGCTTTATTTTTAAAAGTGGATGACACCGCAGGCGTGTTGGATAAAATTAGAAAAACATTGTTGCATACATCGCAAGAAGTCGCGGCATTAAGTTATTGTCCACATATTACATTAGGTCTATACCGTGAAGCGGTGAGTAGTGATCATGTATTGACACGTATGGCTGAAATTGAAGACATCAACTATAGCTTAAACATCTCAAAGCTCACGTTTGGTTTTTATCAGGCAGATGTTTTACAGGGGCCATTGTTTTCACATACACAAATTAAGTTGGGAAATGCACAATGCAACTGATTTTAGGTGGTGCACGTTCGGGGAAAAGCCGCTTGGCAGAGCAGGTTGCACAACAGCTAGCGCAGCCTGTGGTCTATGTTGCTACAGCACAAGCCTTGGATGGAGAGATGCAAGAGCGTATTCAACACCATCAGCAGCAACGACCCGAAGATTGGGGGCTGTGTGAAGAACCC
This DNA window, taken from Acinetobacter sp. WCHA55, encodes the following:
- a CDS encoding 2'-5' RNA ligase family protein, producing the protein MKKIVFLQPNSTVIPTEDRDYPEWHLGRERYALWYIEVDDPILISYLTQLREQFSDLLYQSNQRQFHITLFVAGFWVEQAIHSDDFVRAQLTQQLEHLKNLKLESFQLKMGALNSFESALFLKVDDTAGVLDKIRKTLLHTSQEVAALSYCPHITLGLYREAVSSDHVLTRMAEIEDINYSLNISKLTFGFYQADVLQGPLFSHTQIKLGNAQCN